Proteins from a single region of Carassius gibelio isolate Cgi1373 ecotype wild population from Czech Republic chromosome A5, carGib1.2-hapl.c, whole genome shotgun sequence:
- the mccc2 gene encoding methylcrotonoyl-CoA carboxylase beta chain, mitochondrial: MILYYGRPVVSFIRSRSVNAAVSRLYHADRVATVGSQPDLQSPVFQENYERMQALVKELKDRAEKIKLGGGEKARNLHTSRGKLLPRERIDRLLDPGSPFLEFSQFAGYQLYGHEEVPAGGIITGIGRVSGVECIIVANDATVKGGTYYPVTVKKHLRAQEIAQQNHLPCIYLVDSGGANLPRQADVFPDRDHFGRIFFNQARLSSEGIAQIAVVMGSCTAGGAYVPAMADESIIVRKQGTIFLGGPPLVKAATGEEVSAEDLGGADLHCRKSGVTDHYALDDNHALHLARKAVRSLNYKKNLDVTVEPPEAPLFPADELYGIVGDNLKRNFDIREVISRIVDGSKFDEFKAFYGDTLITGFARIFGYPVGIIGNNGVLFSESAKKGTHFIELCCQRNIPLLFLQNITGFMVGREYEAGGIAKDGAKMVTAVACANVPKITVIIGGSYGAGNYGMCGRAYGPRFLYMWPNSRISVMGGEQAATVLATITKDQKAREGKEFTADQEAAMKEPIIKRFEEEGNPYYSSARLWDDGIIDPADTRLVLGLSLSAALNAPTQKTRFGVFRM, encoded by the exons ATGATTCTGTACTATGGTAGACCTGTGGTTTCATTCATTCGGAGCAGGAGTGTAAATGCTGCGGTTTCCAGGTTATATCATGCGGACAGAGTGGCGACAGTGGGCTCGCAGCCCGACTTGCAGTCTCCGGTCTTTCAG GAAAATTATGAGCGAATGCAAGCACTGGTGAAGGAGTTGAAGGACAGAGCAGAGAAGATTAAACTTG GAGGTGGAGAAAAAGCAAGAAACCTACATACATCCAGAGGAAAGCTCTTGCCTCGGGAACGCATCGACAGACTGCTGGATCCTGG ATCTCCCTTTCTGGAGTTCTCCCAGTTTGCTGGCTATCAGTTATATGGTCATGAGGAGGTTCCTGCAGGAGGCATAATCACTGGGATCGGTCGAGTGTCAGG GGTGGAATGTATTATAGTTGCGAATGATGCTACTGTCAAAGGTGGAACCTATTATCCGGTTACTGTGAAGAAACACTTGCGTGCCCAAGAGATTGCACAGCAAAACCATTTACCATGTATTTATCTGG TGGATTCTGGAGGAGCCAATTTACCCAGACAGGCAGATGTGTTCCCAGACAGAGATCACTTTGGACGCATCTTCTTCAATCAGGCCCGCCTGTCCTCGGAGGGCATTGCACAG ATTGCTGTAGTGATGGGCTCCTGCACTGCAGGGGGCGCTTATGTGCCTGCGATGGCTGATGAGAGCATCATTGTACGCAAACAAGGGACCATTTTTCTAGGTGGACCACCACTG GTAAAAGCTGCTACAGGTGAAGAGGTGTCTGCTGAAGACCTGGGAGGTGCAGACCTTCACTGCAG AAAGTCAGGTGTAACGGACCATTATGCCCTGGATGATAATCACGCCCTCCATCTTGCACGGAAAGCCGTTCGAAGCCTGAACTACAAGAAGAATCTTGAT GTCACTGTTGAACCTCCTGAAGCTCCTCTGTTTCCTGCCGATGAGCTTTATGGCATTGTGGGAGACAACCTGAAACGCAACTTTGACATTCGAGAG GTGATCTCTCGTATCGTCGATGGCAGTAAATTTGATGAATTCAAGGCCTTCTATGGAGACACACTTATCACAG GTTTCGCACGGATATTTGGCTACCCTGTGGGAATTATTGGCAATAACGGTGTGCTGTTCTCAGAATCTGCAAAGAAG ggaacaCATTTCATTGAGCTTTGCTGTCAGCGAAACATTCCACTGCTCTTTCTTCAGAATATTACAG GCTTCATGGTTGGCAGAGAGTATGAGGCCGGGGGTATTGCTAAAGATGGAGCTAAAATGGTGACGGCTGTGGCCTGTGCCAATGTGCCTAAGATTACTGTCATCATTGGAGGATCGTATGGAGCAGGGAACTATGGCATGTGTGGCAGAGCTTATGG CCCCAGGTTTCTGTACATGTGGCCTAATTCCCGGATCTCTGTGATGGGAGGGGAGCAGGCCGCCACAGTACTGGCTACGATAACTAAGGATCAAAAAGCCAGGGAAGGAAAAGAG TTTACAGCAGATCAGGAAGCTGCAATGAAAGAGCCAATTATCAAACGCTTCGAGGAGGAAGGAAACCCATATTATTCCAGTGCCAG ATTGTGGGACGATGGGATCATTGACCCCGCTGACACTCGTCTTGTCCTGGGCCTGAGTCTGAGTGCTGCTCTCAACGCCCCCACACAGAAAACACGCTTCGGTGTCTTCAGAATGTAG